The segment AAGATCACAATCATTATGCATATCTGTGCATCTTTTTAAGTTAACTATGTTATGTAGGCTTATAATAGACAACTATACTGGCCAGGAGGAGTCCCAATTCAACCCTACCTCAACAATCAACCATGGATTTTCTATAGATGACGGCtcacacagtaaaacacagcGCTCCAGTCCAGACACACATAGCAGAGGTTCCAGAGGGTCATCTCCATGTCAATCACACTCATTGTGTcgcaaatggcactctattctctatgtagtacagtgcactatatagggaatagggtgccatttctgacgcACACTCAGTTTTTGAATTCTTGACTTGAACTTGACCCCAGCTCTGAAACATGTGAACACACACAGTCAGGGCGCACTACCTGGCAATAGTCTTTAGAGTGATATTTACTGGTCCACTAAATGTGTAGTCAGTCATTAGAGGACATTCAACTTGTGAGGTGTGACCTGTACTGTATGTTACAGGAACTATAAATAAAGTTGTATTTGAAGTTGAGGTGCAGATTCCTACAGTTGATGTGAGGATGGAAGAAGGGAGGGTGAGGCAGGTGAGTGATGTAGAGGggattgggggtgggggggtaggcACATAGAACCAAACACGTGAACAATGCCAACAACATGAATAATGACACCAGTAACAATCATAACAATAATAGTAGATCAATAGACAGAATCAATAGGTGCAGGACAAGATTGTAGTCTGTGAGCCATTGTGAACAAATACCCCCAGGACACCCCTATAAACATCAAATACACTCTCTACCCCACAACCATTAAACTTGAAGACTATGCTATGGTGTCTAAATCAAACAACGTGTTCACTTGAACAGAACAGTAGTGTAGACCTCTGACACCTGTATCAGAGTAGGACAGAGCAGAGGGAAGGGGAGCCTATAGCGATCAGGGAGAGGATTGGTACTTAAAAAtcacctcttttctctccctaTTTCTCACTTTGTCAGGCATCTGGGTACAAAAGATTTcaaagcatctttctggtaattTCCCTAGCTAAATCTGTGGAGCGTCTCCATTTCCTTCCTTTGTAAACCATGCACTGGTGTGACTCTGCATGTAAGCCTTTATCATAGCATGATCTTCACTCAGGCTGTGGTCACACCACCTATACCACCATGAATGTGCTCAcaaacactacagaacactagaCTAATAAGTATGAATCGAACACAATAACAAAATGAAGAACATCAGTGAAATAGAAAAAGGTCTGCATTTCAAAAACTACGTTGTGATCGCACAACTAGCTAACTAAGTGCATTCTGCTTCGCGCTAAATCGGTGTAGCCTCTCTAAACAAAGTACAAATGTGAAAAAGTTTTTGAAAGTGTCCTTATGAACTGCTCATGAACATTGTTACACAGTTTAACTATTACATTGTATAGTCTGTTTAGCATGATTTATGATTATAGGTCCTTACAGGTAATACATGTTAATAAATGTTACATTTTAATAAAACTTACAACAATGACTTGTAAGCAGTTAATACTAGTTAAATTATGCAATAATGGCTTATAAGCAGTTTATAAGTCAACCTTCAAATGCCGTATTAATTCCAGTTGTAATAACAGCAGCTGGTTGAGGGTGTATGCGTTCAGGAGAGAGCTGGTTTTGGTGGCATTTGTTAACGATGCTAAAGATAATACTGACACAGTAAGGCTTGCAAGCTGACTGGGTGAACATCAACATTCCCAGTCCTAAATCAAGCCCTCGTCCACAGCCCTAGCTCTTACCCCTGGCCTAGACACTTCTTCATGGCACCAGCTGGATTGAAAGAAACAGACTGGTGTAATCAGTGGTACAAGCTTCAACTATCCCTTTAGAGGGCTAGAATGAGCTTTTACCAGGATACTGACATCCATTCTCCTTCAGATCTATCAgaggtcatttagaaatgtctaGGGCGATACGAGAAGTGTTTAGGACTAGGGCGATACGAGAAGTGTCTAGGACTAGGGCACTAGGAGAAGTGTCTAGGACTAGGGCACTAGGAGAAGTGTCTAGGACTAGGGCACTAGGAGAAGTGTCTAGGACTAGGGCACTAGGAGAAGTGTCTAGGACTAGGGCACTAGGAGAAGTGTCTAGGACTAGGGCACTAGGAGAAGTGTCTAGGACTAGGGCACTAGGAGAAGTGTCTAGGACTAGGGCACTAGGAGAAGTGTCTAGGACTAGGGCACTAGGAGAAGTGTCTAGGACTAGGGCACTAGGAGAAGTGTCTAGGACTAGGGCACTAGGAGAAGTGTCTAGGACTAGGGCACTAGGAGAAGTGTCTAGGACTAGGGCACGAGGAGAAGTGTCTAGGACTAGGGCACGAGGAGAAGTGTCTAGGACTAGGGCATGAGGAGAAGTGTCTAGGACTAGGGCACGAGGAGAAGTGTCTAGGACTAGGGCACGAGGAGAAGTGTCTAGGACTAGGGCACGAGGAGAAGTGTCTAGGGCTACGGGACTGAGAGCCCTTCGTCCAGTGGATGACATTGTCTGATCTGTTGTGTTTGAAGTGTGGCCGTGTTATGTGGGTAGAAGCCAATTAGAGGAGCAGGTTTCAGCTAACATTCTGTGCATTAACTCTTGCGACTAATAGTGCGAAACGAAGATCAATCACTTTGCATGGCTAAGGTCTGCCATTTGACAAGCCACTTGCATCTACACTATCTGCATGACCTTGCCTATCTGCATGCAATTAAGCTTGTGCTTGCTAGTGTGCGTGTGTAAATGTAGTGTGCAGGCAAATTATTAGTTTAATGTGAATTTGCATCAAGCCTCTCCAACTTTCATCCAGTTCCCTTTCAACAGGACTACATTTCCCATAACCACCGTGGGCAGTGTAGGTTTGCTAAACAGGACTGACTGATTAGCTTCGTCTGATTCTCATTGGGTCTGTAAGGTGTCAATGATTCAGCTTAAAAACTTTTGTTGTAAATGAGATACTGTCCATCCATCTCTGTCCTTAAACAGGGAATGCGCCAATGCAAGtgacacacacaaccccatcacAATGTCATGGgtgggcatacacacacacacacaaacgcacgcggAGCCCCTGGGAGTGTAATATATTAAGAGTATTTTGGTTCAACGGCTGAGAAGAAACCTTTTATTTCTTGGAATGAATGTAGACAGGTTGACCTTGAAAATAAGTGCTTTAACTTGATGACCCAGTAGAAATACTGTATTGGGAAGACAGGGACCTCAATAAAGGGGCCGTCTAATACACTGCTCTTATGCACACATACTAGGTAGAGACGAGAGCCAGAGAGAGTGTTGCAACTCCACCTGAACCCTCCTCTATAAGGGCATTATAACACGCTAATGTCACCTATTATAACATGCTAATAACAGCATGGATAGGGCATAAACAGGGAGttctacagacacacagacatacaagaCAGGGTTGAGCATGTCACACTGCACTGACGCAACCCAAAAGCCTCCACccctcccatccctctcctcccatgGTTCCAAGCTCCAtcccttccccctcccctccaccccatcTGCTATACCCCGCTCTCCCCTGGTTCtgtgactctctccatctctgctccCTTCCCTGCCTCCCCCCGTCCACCCCTACGTCTGCAGGCCTTGCGGATTGCGCTCCACTGGTAGCCACTGAAGGTGGGGCTGATGGGGAAGTACTGGAAGACAGTGTGACGACGCAGGAAGTCCATGCCAAACGGGAGGTCGTAGGTTCTCATCCCCTCCAGCTCCGCAGCACTGGGTCCCGACCCTCGCTTCAACTTCCCGATCCCTCGCTCCTCCCTGGTACCTGacaagaggaaaggagagacaaatgagaaagaaaagaggaatacaggaggaagagggggtgAGCAATTGGAGAAGGCAACAGTTTGTGATATCCTTGTCCTATCTGTAAATAAAATCACAAGGGATATATAGTGTTTTAACTAACAGCGATAGTCCAGTCTACTCAGCAGGGATAGTGTTATAATTAACACtatcttaaggatccgcccccttttttcaattttcgcctaaaatgacatacccaaatcaaactgcctgtagctcaggccctgaagcaaggatatgcatattcttggcaccatttgaaaggaaacactttgaagtttgtggaaatgtgaaaggaatgtaggagaatataacacaaatgatctggtaaaagataatacaaagacaaATCCAACTGTTCTTTTGTAAAAAtgtttgtaccatcatctttgaaatgcaagagaaagaccataacgtattattccagcccaggtgcaatttagattttggccaccagatggcagtgtatgtgcaacatgtttgactgatccaatgaaccattttaTTTCTGTTCAAATTgatgtatcaagactgcccaaatgtgcctaatttgtttattaataactttcatGTTCAatattgtgcactctcctcaaacaatagcatggtattctttcactgtaatagctactgtaaattggacagtgcagttagattaacaagaatttaagctttctgccaatatcagatatgtctatgtcctgggaaatgttcttgttacttacaacctcatgctaatcgcattagcctacgttagctcaaccgtcctgtggaagggacactgatcctgaagaagttttaactaACAGCGACAGTCCAGTCTACTCAGCAGGGGTAGTGTTATAATTAACAGTGATAGCACAGTCTACTCAGCAGCAATAGTGTTATAACTAACGGTGAGTGTGATAGCACAGTCTACTCACCAGGGATAGTGTTGTCCAGCACAAATGCCACTGACCCCCCTACGAACATGGCTGTGGTCAGGAGCACGTTCAACACCTGGTCTAGCGACACTAtacctgagagacagagaaagagagggttcaGAGAGCTACCCAGTCCTTTTATAATGTGTGAGAACACTGAAGGAGTAGGCCATTGAGCTAATTATGTGGTGCACTCTAACTTGTCTTCCACTCACCAGTGACCAGAGGGTTCTGTTTGAGATAGCTGGGCAGCACCAGGCCAAAGAAGATGGAGAAGCCCAAAACAAAGAGGTTCCTGGAGGAGTTGAGGtctacaaactgcaggttggacAGTCCCACAGCTGTGATCATCCCAAACAGGGTACAGAACAGCGCCCCCAGGACAGGGTCAGGCAGGGAGGCAAACAACGCACTGAATTTACCCACCAGCCCTAGCAGCAGCATCATAGCAGCACCGTACTGGATCACACGCCGGCTGCCTACCTGGAGGACCAATCAGAGAGCAGCAGGGAGTGAGAGCGAATCAAAGGATATCAGGAAGAATAAAACTGTCCCACTATACAGAGCCAATTAGATCCAAGCAGATTACTAGTCAGTGAGGGAGTTTTTTTATTCTGACATGGGATGAACCGTCAATGGCCTGTCACATCATCGGGCGAAAGCAGGGATGGAGCTGCGCCGTTCTCAAATGGAACAGTAATCTGCGCCGCTCCGTCATgatgtcaacaaggcagcatggtgcatcgtccagaaacaaacatctcttttctataaaatgtatgtttgaattttcaaactagttttcattgggaaggcagatagtGTTTTATCAGAAGGAATCACTTTCGCATGGGAAAACAGAATCCTACTAATTACTACAGATGGTTAATTaagtcacttttgttttgagccaaCATAGCTGTCCGGTTAAAAATCAATGCCTACACGGACGAGATGAATTGAACCCCCTCAATTAAAACATAAATATGTAATATTTGTATAGAATTCGTAGTGGGACTCTCTGTTGATGTGTGATGGTTACCTTTGTGATGCCCAGCACACCTATATTAGGACTGGAGGAAGTAGAGCCGTTTCCTGTCCCCATCAGCCCATCCAACACGCAGGACAGACCTTCCATAAATATACCCCTAGAGAGAGAAAAACATAAAAAAAGTTTTTGTATCTGTTTTGGAAGGTAGTTACAGGTACACACACGGATCTCAAGTCATGATTCAAACCATTGTCTGCGTGATTTAATCAGATTTATGCTACTTTTATAGCAAACTTTTCTATGATGTGCATTAGGCAAGGACCTATGCGAGCAAGGTCAGGTACCTGTTGATGGCGTGAacagggggtgggggggcacAGGAGAGTCGGGCACAGGCGTAGTAGTCCCCGATGGACTCGATGATGCTAGCGACCACGGCACTGAACATACCTATCACCCCTGCCGCTGTTACCGTAGGAACACCCCACTGAACTATGGGTAAAAACACAAACTCAACATTCTAGATTTGAGGAAGCTACAAACCTGTTGAATGCTCTTATCAAGAGTTTGGACTTAGCTAGGGGCAAGGTTGAACAACATAAGGAGGGGTAACTCACAGGGGTAGGGGATCTTGAACCAAGGTGCAGCTGCCAGTATCCCCTGGCGTGCGTCAGTGCGGGCGTAGTAACCGTACTTGTCTTTCTCCGGCGGGAAAACGTTGGTTACAGTGAAGATGAAACAGATCAGCCATGACACCAGGATGGCCATGATGATCTGAGGGGGAGGGTTAAACATGACCGTCAAATCAAagaaacacatacagtatgtcctGGTGAGTTACACTGAAGAGCACCATAATAACTGTAGCggagtgatgatgatgattactTTATTCAAGTATGGGAGAGTTGTCACCAGTTCAACAGTAAACAGCAGCTTCATAAATAGTAGACCTTTGGTGAAATGCTACTTGAGGGTGCTTTTAACATTTAATCATAATTTGAAAAACTCTATTCTCCCACATTTGTTAAGTAAATAGTAACATAAGAGTGAAACTTtaatgagacagggagagagcgtGATGAAGATGACTTTATTAGATTGAAGTCACCATTGCAAGCAAAGAATCCTTTCCAGTGTCTACTGTTATATTACAGCAGCAGATAAATCATGACATCAAATGAccagcagggggagagagacgcACCATAGGAGACAATCATTTCAGATCTTATTAAGAGGAATGGggaggaaggagacaggggagtAGGGCTGGGCCATATGGCCAAAATCTCATATCCCGATATAGAGCTCATTTCATATCCCGATCACAATACATATCACGATATAGCACATTTTCTGTAAATACAATGAATAGTTTATATAAAATGACCACATGTAAAGGCCCATTTCTTATTACATGTTGAGTTAAACTCAAATAAAAGGTACTTActcatattttattatttctcCTTTTATTTAGAACCTTTGTGTAAATGTTCAATTAAGCATATatcaaaatataacattttaatcTATAAAATCTAAAAAAGGTAAATAGAAAACACTTCAACTATAGttgcaaacaaaataaatatatatattttggggggcttgcctgttttgcatgttattttggcattaatacgtgtcacatatcaatttGCATTTGGTACCTTGGGTCGCGTGTTAGCACCAACTCACAAAACCCTCACGAAACCCCCCATTTCTCGACCGTGTAAATTGGGGCCATGTCTTTGCAGATGTAAGTTGTAACGGCAGCTGTTATCTCCTTCAATCTTTGTGATTCTTTGCCATATGGTGTGCCGCGGGCAAAAGCCTCTTGCAACGTCTGAGTCGAGGGTTTGTTTTGAGCACTCGactgtactgtaatgaaacagcagggagcaggcctcgaaccctcgaccttctagcccgaggtccggcgcgctatcgactgtgccgcaaaagcatgctcatgcGGCAGTCGATTTCCGcgtttataaacccagggtcgttacagtactTTTTTGGGTCTCATCCATAGACTCACTCCGTACTGTTTCACATGATTCTTGCGTAAGTGGTAAAAGAGGTTAGTGGTGTTTGAGCCTGTTGTTGGGACCGGCCAGCCGCATATTTTGCAGATGACGGTTTTCTGGTCCATGTCAGACTTTTCATACTTAAACCACGTCCATGCGACTGAACGGCACGAGTGGAAGAACGCAAAGCGGTGTCCAATTGACGAAAAATATTGCCGTAGAGTGTGATTtgtgtcgtggcagaatcagatttagctaagtaacatagatagataagatgttattttcatcatatgcttgtgagatacttgtcattagaatggggccagagaggggagaggtcaggcttgtcttcatatgtcaatgtatatgttaaaccatgtggtgctatgtagaatatcagaaggggaggaggacagaatggaacgttgttttcttatgggaacgttgtgttcttatgggaatgtgtctgtaactattcctaaaccatgtgaaaggatggagttattaattggggaaccagtcagttatctcatacaatgtctgtacgccagtcactccctacttttctcatagggggaaggagtttggcagtgtttggaaccattgtatttcccctctgaggttgcccttatcttgatctagtatatgacctaagaggctcactgtcttttctgagcttatccaggagggggtgtagttgagatgggagtatctcaaatgacaattgatatatgccattggatgaggtaatggttggtagacagtgaagtaccaagcatgagattgaaaccttgtcttgggagatcaaactgaacgatgatttatagctgaggctgtctagcgataggatactcctctttcgggtaaaagattctttgtaagttgagggGTGTATCTTcgctataaatgaaactaagaattgttttgtaagcactctgagaattcatttatagacactgaattgatctgagagtcaaaaaagggctttggtgaagcttgtatatatattaaagatggaatatataatttaactctgacttgtgtgtggtcggctctctctctctctttattgagtaatacaggaaattaccacgacattTGCGAAAACGAAATAAACGATAGAGCATAATATGAAACGATAGACGTTTTTTTTCTATCGTCACACGATATACAGTTGGGAGTCATAACTTTAtatacacttcggttggagtcattaaaactcatttttcaaccactccacaaatttcttgttaacaaactatagctttggcaagtcggttaaggacatctactttgtgcatgacaagtaatttttcccaacaattgtttacagacagattatttcacttataattcactgtatcacaattacagtgggtcagaagtttacgtacactaagttgactgtgcctttaaacaacttggaaaattccagaaaatgatgtcatggctttagaagcttctgataggctaattgaaatcatttgagccaattggaggtgtacctgtggatgtatttcaaggcttaccttcaaactcagtgcctcttcgcttgacatcatgggaaaatcaaaagaaattagccaagtcttcagaaaaaaaattgtagacctccacaagtctggttcatccttgggagcaatttccaaatgcctgaaggtaccacgtgtgaagatgctggatgaaacaggtacaaaggtatctatacccacagtaaaacgagtcctatatcgacataacctgaaaggccgctcaccaaggaagccactgctacaaaaccgccataaaaaagccagactacggtttgcaactgcacatggggacaaagattgtactttttggagaaatgtcttctggtctgatgaaacagaaatagaactgtttggccataatgaccattgttatgtttggaggaaaaagggggaggcttgcaagccgaagaacaccatcccaaccgtgaagcacaggggtggcagcatcatgttgtgggggtgctttgctgcaggagggactggtgcacttcacaaaatagatggcgtcatgaggaaggaaaattatgtggatatattgaagcaacatctcaagacatcagtaaggaagttaaagcttggtcacaaatgtgtcttccaaatggacaatgacaccaagcatacttccaaagttgtggaaaaagggacaacaaagtcaaggtattggagtggccatcacaaagccctgacctcaatcctatagacaatttgtgggcagaactgaaaaagcgtgtgtgagcaaggaggcctacaaacctgacttagttacaccagctctgtcagg is part of the Salvelinus namaycush isolate Seneca chromosome 18, SaNama_1.0, whole genome shotgun sequence genome and harbors:
- the LOC120062878 gene encoding solute carrier family 23 member 2-like gives rise to the protein MGVGKNTTSMSMEGGEGGKYEEENKHSADFYPIPVVVNGVEQAAGEQDTEDTELMAIYTKENQEREKSSMSETLDSADSMDARRMDMIYTIEDTPPWYLCIFLGLQHYLTCFSGTIAVPFLLAEAMCVGFDQWATSQLIGTIFFCVGITTLLQTTLGCRLPLFQASAFAFLAPARAILSLDKWKCNATVVPPMFNETELFNTEHIWHPRIREIQGAIIVSSLIEVCIGFLGLPGLLLKYIGPLTITPTVALIGLSGFQAAGERAGKHWGIAMLTIFLVLLFSQYARNVQLPLPIYKAKKGWTSYRLQLFKMFPIIMAILVSWLICFIFTVTNVFPPEKDKYGYYARTDARQGILAAAPWFKIPYPFQWGVPTVTAAGVIGMFSAVVASIIESIGDYYACARLSCAPPPPVHAINRGIFMEGLSCVLDGLMGTGNGSTSSSPNIGVLGITKVGSRRVIQYGAAMMLLLGLVGKFSALFASLPDPVLGALFCTLFGMITAVGLSNLQFVDLNSSRNLFVLGFSIFFGLVLPSYLKQNPLVTGIVSLDQVLNVLLTTAMFVGGSVAFVLDNTIPGTREERGIGKLKRGSGPSAAELEGMRTYDLPFGMDFLRRHTVFQYFPISPTFSGYQWSAIRKACRRRGGRGEAGKGAEMERVTEPGESGV